The DNA segment CCGCGGCGAACTCCACCTGTCGGTGCTGATCGAGAACATGCGCCGCGAAGGCTATGAGCTGGCCGTGTCGCGCCCGGAAGTGATCATCAAGGAAATCGACGGCCAGCAGATGGAGCCGATCGAGCAGCTTGTCGTCGACGTGGAAGAGAACCACCAGGGCGGCGTGATGGAAAAGCTGGGCGTCCGCAAGGGCCAGCTGAAGAACATGGAGCCGGACGGCAAGGGCCGCGTGCGCCTGGACTACCAGATCCCGGCGCGTGGCCTGATCGGCTTCCAGAACGAGTTCAAGACGCTGACCCAGGGCTCGGGCCTGCTGTTCCACGTGTTCGACCACTACGGTCCGAAGGAACAGGGCGCCATCGCCAAGCGCCTCAACGGCGTGATGATCGCCAATGCGCCGGGCGCCACGCCGGCCTACTCGCTCGGCCCGCTGCAGGAGCGCGGCAAGCTGTTCGCCGCCGAGGGCGACAACGTGTACGAAGGCCAGCTGATCGGCATCCACTCCAAGGACAACGATCTGACCGTCAACGCGATCAAGACCAAGCCGCTGACCAACATGCGCGCCTCGGGCAAGGACGATGCGATCCAGCTGACCCCGGCGATCAAGTTCTCGCTGGAGCAGGCGCTGGACTTCATCGACGACGACGAGCTGGTGGAAATCACGCCGAAGGAAATCCGCCTGCGCAAGAAGTTCCTCACCGAGAGCGACCGCAAGCGCGCCTCCCGCGCGGCCTGATTGCCGCGCCGCGCCTTGGACGAGACCGCCTACAACCCGGACCCCAAGGCGCATCCCGGCCTGCACGCCATCGCCCTGTTCGAGGGCGCCAAGGGCGTGCTGGCCCTCGCCTTTGCCGGCGGACTGCTGGCGTTCGGCCCGGATCGCCTGCGCGAGAGCGTGCAGGCGATCGTCACCCGCTTCATCCCCGACGCCGGTCCCGGCGTGATGAGCCAGTGGCTGGACCGCATCAACCCCGAGTCGGTCCACGTGGCCGTGCTGATCATCGCCGTGTACGCCGGCATGCGCCTGCTGGAAGCCTGGGGCCTGTGGCGCGCCCGCGCGTGGGCCTCGTGGCTGGGCTGCATCGGCTCGGCGGCCTACCTCCCGCTGGATGTCTACGCGCTTTACCACCACCCCGGCTGGCATACGTGGGCGCTGCTCATCGTCAACCTGGTGATCGTGTGGGTGCTCTGGCGCGACATCCGCCGGCGCAAGCGGATTTGACGCGCAGGGCGACGGCTGCGTAGCCTGCGGCAACTTCGCGAAGGTGTCCGCATGCGTCGATCCCTGCTGCCGTTCGGCCTGATGCTCGCCCTGGCGGCCTGCCAGCCGGCGCCGCCGCAGGCGGCCGCTCCGCCGGCCCCCACCGACTTCATCTACGCCGAACTCGACATCGCCGACCTGCAGTCGCGCATGCAATCGGGCGAGTTGGACAGCCGCCGGCTGACGCAGGCTTACCTGGACCGCATCGCGGCCGTCGACAAGGCCGGCCCGCAACTCAACGCCGTCATCGAACTGAACCCCGATGCGCTCAAAGAAGCCGCGCTGCGCGACGTGGAGCGACGCGCCAACGCCGTGCGCGGGCCGCTGCACGGCATTCCGGTGCTGCTGAAGGACAACATCGACGCCGTCCCGATGGCGACCTCCGCCGGCTCGCTGGCGCTGAAGGACTTCCGCCCGGGTCAGGATGCCTTCCTGGTGCGCCGCCTGCGCGAAGCCGGCGCGGTGATCCTGGGCAAGGCCAACCTGAGCGAGTGGGCGAACTTCCGTTCGATGCATTCCACCTCGGGCTGGAGCGGTCGTGGCGGCCAGACCCGCAACCCGTACGCGCTGGACCGCAATCCCTGCGGCTCGAGCTCGGGCAGCGCCGTCGCCGTCTCGGCCAATCTGGCCGCGATCAGTGTCGGCACCGAAACCGATGGCAGCATCCTGTGCCCGGCGGCGGTCAACGGCGTGGTCGGCCTGAAGCCCACGGTAGGGCTGGTGAGCCGGCAAGGCATCCTGCCGATCTCCCACAGCCAGGACACGGCCGGACCCATCGCCCGCAGCGTGTCGGATGCGGCCCTGCTGCTGGGCGTGCTGGCGGGACGGGACCCGGGCGACGCCGCGACGATCAACGCCGCCTGGAACACCACTCTGGACTACAGCGCCCGCTTGAAGCCTGGCGCGCTCCAGGGCGCGCGCATCGGCGTGCTGCGGAGCAAGGCGGATATCCACCCCGACGCCGCCGCCGCGCTGGAGGAGGCGCTCCAGGTGCTGCGTGAGGCCGGCGCCGTCATCGTCGATGCGGAAATTCCCACCGACGGGCAATGGAGTACGGACGAACTCAACCTGATGCTCTACGAGTTCAAGCACGGCCTGGAGCGCTACCTGGCCGAACGCAAGGCGCCGCTGACGACGCTGACGCAGCTGATCGGCTACAACGAGCAGTACCGGCTGTCGGAGATGCCGTACTTCGGTCAGGACCTGTTCGAGCGCGCCAACGACAAGGGCGGCCTGGGCGAGGCGGACTACATCACCGCACGCAGCCGGGCGCGGCGGCTGGCAGGACCGGAAGGCATCGATGCGGCGCTCAA comes from the Pseudoxanthomonas sp. YR558 genome and includes:
- a CDS encoding DUF2127 domain-containing protein; the protein is MDETAYNPDPKAHPGLHAIALFEGAKGVLALAFAGGLLAFGPDRLRESVQAIVTRFIPDAGPGVMSQWLDRINPESVHVAVLIIAVYAGMRLLEAWGLWRARAWASWLGCIGSAAYLPLDVYALYHHPGWHTWALLIVNLVIVWVLWRDIRRRKRI
- a CDS encoding amidase; protein product: MRRSLLPFGLMLALAACQPAPPQAAAPPAPTDFIYAELDIADLQSRMQSGELDSRRLTQAYLDRIAAVDKAGPQLNAVIELNPDALKEAALRDVERRANAVRGPLHGIPVLLKDNIDAVPMATSAGSLALKDFRPGQDAFLVRRLREAGAVILGKANLSEWANFRSMHSTSGWSGRGGQTRNPYALDRNPCGSSSGSAVAVSANLAAISVGTETDGSILCPAAVNGVVGLKPTVGLVSRQGILPISHSQDTAGPIARSVSDAALLLGVLAGRDPGDAATINAAWNTTLDYSARLKPGALQGARIGVLRSKADIHPDAAAALEEALQVLREAGAVIVDAEIPTDGQWSTDELNLMLYEFKHGLERYLAERKAPLTTLTQLIGYNEQYRLSEMPYFGQDLFERANDKGGLGEADYITARSRARRLAGPEGIDAALKAQQLDALIAPTTGPAWLTDHKAGDHFPGAGYGAAAVAGYPSLTVPMGHSDGLPLGLTFMGPAWSEARLIALGYDYEQRTRARKPPEYWPTLPARAEGR